The following coding sequences lie in one Rutidosis leptorrhynchoides isolate AG116_Rl617_1_P2 chromosome 4, CSIRO_AGI_Rlap_v1, whole genome shotgun sequence genomic window:
- the LOC139841529 gene encoding ran-binding protein 1 homolog b-like yields MASNDPEHREEEETAAVEDEDTGAQIAPIIKLEEVSVTTGEEDEDAILDLKAKLYRFDKEGNQWKERGAGSVKFLKHKESGKVRLVMRQSKTLKICANHLVIATMVVQEHAGNEKSCVWHAADFSDGELKDELFCIRFASIENCKKFMETFKEVAESQQDKEENKDASDTAGLLENLSVEDKKGKETLEKVNEVNEEKTPEKVEEPEKAAVDSEKKEE; encoded by the exons ATGGCAAGTAACGATCCTGAGCACAGAGAGGAAGAAGAAACCGCCGCTGTTGAAGACGAAGACACCGGAGCTCAGATCGCTCCGATCATTAAACTTGAAGAAGTTTCCGTCACGACCGGCGAAGAAGATGAAGATGCTATTCTCGATCT TAAAGCTAAGTTATATCGATTCGACAAGGAAGGAAACCAGTGGAAGGAGCGAGGAGCTGGATCAGTTAAGTTTTTGAAGCATAAAGAAAGTGGTAAAGTGCGTTTGGTTATGCGTCAATCGAAAACCCTAAAGATTTGTGCTAATCATCTAG TTATTGCTACTATGGTTGTTCAAGAGCATGCTGGTAATGAGAAGTCATGTGTGTGGCATGCTGCTGATTTTTCTGATGGTGAACTTAAGGATGAACTGTTTTGCATCAGATTCGCTTCAATTGAAA ACTGCAAAAAGTTTATGGAAACTTTTAAAGAGGTGGCTGAGTCTCAAcaggacaaagaagaaaacaaagatgCTTCAGATACAGCTGGACTTTTAGAGAACTTGAGTGTGGAAGACAAAAAGGGGAAGGAGACACTTGAAAAAGTCAATGAAGTCAACGAGGAGAAGACGCCTGAAAAAGTCGAGGAACCTGAAAAAGCAGCTGTTGATTCGGAGAAGAAAGAAGAATAG
- the LOC139841526 gene encoding probable protein phosphatase 2C 25 — MCTIAISNSPVFSPSSKLSSSIIYKSSPESLTLTHSPSSCSSSPSSSFKFRLQKPPSGLIRASNEEGPTLCSQTLLKRKRPTRLDIPVASLSFCADRSTPAPVTAKDRWKEVVVEGDGYSVFCKRGKREAMEDRFIANVDFNGQNKKGFFGVFDGHGGSKAAEFASTNIEKSIENEIEKMGEFEIVEAIRQGYLNTDSDFLKQEQRGGASCVTAIINSGNLVVSNAGDCRAVVSRGGVAEALTSDHRPSRLDEKQRIDSLGGYVDCSRGTCRVLGTLAVSRGIGDRSMKQWITAEPETKILNITPEFEFLILASDGLWDKVSNQEAVDLARPFCASNDKLEAVSACKKLVELSASRGSVDDTSVMIVQLGRFC, encoded by the exons ATGTGCACCAttgcaatatcaaactcacccgtaTTTTCACCATCATCAAAACTTTCATCATCAATCATCTACAAATCATCGCCGGAATCTTTAACTTTGACTCACTCTCCATCATCGTGTTCATCATCGCCGTCATCTTCGTTCAAGTTCCGGCTACAGAAACCACCAAGTGGATTAATTAGAGCTTCAAATGAAGAGGGACCCACTTTGTGTTCTCAAACTTTGTTGAAGAGAAAAAGACCAACTAGATTAGATATTCCGGTTGCTTCTTTGAGTTTTTGTGCTGACCGGTCAACTCCGGCGCCGGTGACGGCAAAAGATCGGTGGAAGGAGGTAGTGGTTGAAGGTGATGGGTATTCGGTTTTTTGTAAAAGAGGGAAGAGGGAGGCTATGGAAGATCGGTTTATAGCTAATGTTGATTTCAATGGACAAAATAAGaag GGATTCTTTGGTGTTTTTGATGGACATGGTGGATCAAAAGCAGCTGAATTTGCATCAACAAATATTGAAAAAAGTATCGAAAATGAAATAGAAAAGATGGGTGAATTCGAAATAGTTGAAGCAATCAGACAAGGTTACTTAAATACCGATTCCGACTTCTTAAAGCAAGAACAACGGGGTGGAGCTTCTTGTGTGACCGCTATTATCAACTCGGGCAATCTTGTTGTATCGAACGCGGGTGATTGTCGTGCTGTTGTTAGTAGAGGTGGAGTTGCTGAAGCACTAACGTCGGATCATCGCCCTTCACGACTAGATGAGAAGCAACGAATAGACTCATTG GGTGGTTATGTTGATTGTAGCCGAGGTACATGTCGAGTTCTTGGAACACTAGCTGTTTCAAGAGGAATTGGAGACCGTAGCATGAAACAATGGATTACAGCTGAACCTGAAACTAAAATCTTGAACATTACACCCGAATTTGAGTTCTTGATCTTGGCCTCTGATGGTTTATGGGACAAAGTTAGCAATCAAGAAGCGGTTGATTTAGCTCGACCTTTTTGTGCTTCCAATGATAAATTAGAAGCAGTTTCGGCTTGCAAGAAGCTTGTTGAACTCTCGGCTTCTCGGGGATCAGTAGATGACACGAGCGTGATGATCGTTCAGTTGGGTCGTTTTTGTTGA